A portion of the Desulfovibrio sp. Huiquan2017 genome contains these proteins:
- the proX gene encoding glycine betaine/L-proline ABC transporter substrate-binding protein ProX, whose protein sequence is MKLMKLTLTALFAVLIASAAMAMDTQPGKGVTVQPARATWNTGFFQEALVRKGLEELGYTVKRPRDLANPIFYKSVTLGDVDYWVNGWFPMHDAQLPKNFDEKAQKIGFVAKAGGMQGYLVSKRDADKYNIKSLDDFKRPEVIKAFDSNGDGKADLTACPPGWGCEKVITHHMKVYDLGDYINPVKASYEAGMAAALGEYKSGKPAFFYTWTPNWTVYKFKPGKDVVWINVPEINPTESQAPNADRMTVSGVEGAVSDPLKAGFVVSDIRAVANKKFLAKNPAAAKFLELFTLPLADISAQNTRMNQGEKSDKAIAKHADEWIKNNQDKWNGWLKAAREAAK, encoded by the coding sequence ATGAAACTGATGAAACTCACGCTGACCGCACTGTTTGCGGTCCTGATCGCATCCGCCGCCATGGCCATGGACACGCAGCCCGGCAAGGGCGTCACCGTCCAACCCGCACGCGCCACCTGGAATACCGGCTTCTTCCAGGAGGCCCTGGTCCGCAAGGGCTTGGAGGAACTCGGGTATACCGTAAAGAGGCCCCGTGACCTAGCGAACCCCATCTTCTACAAGTCCGTGACGCTGGGCGACGTGGACTACTGGGTCAACGGCTGGTTCCCCATGCACGACGCCCAACTGCCCAAGAACTTCGACGAGAAGGCGCAAAAGATCGGCTTTGTGGCCAAGGCCGGTGGCATGCAGGGCTACCTGGTGTCCAAACGTGATGCAGACAAGTACAACATCAAGTCCCTGGACGACTTCAAGCGTCCCGAGGTCATAAAGGCCTTCGATTCCAACGGCGACGGCAAGGCCGACCTGACCGCCTGCCCTCCGGGCTGGGGCTGCGAAAAGGTCATCACCCACCATATGAAGGTCTACGACCTGGGTGACTACATCAATCCGGTCAAGGCCTCCTACGAGGCGGGCATGGCCGCGGCATTGGGCGAATACAAGTCCGGCAAGCCGGCCTTCTTCTACACCTGGACGCCCAACTGGACCGTCTACAAGTTCAAGCCCGGCAAGGATGTGGTCTGGATCAATGTGCCTGAGATCAACCCCACCGAGTCCCAGGCCCCGAACGCCGATCGCATGACCGTGTCCGGCGTGGAAGGCGCGGTCTCCGACCCGCTCAAGGCCGGCTTCGTGGTCTCCGACATCCGCGCGGTGGCCAACAAGAAGTTCCTGGCGAAGAACCCGGCCGCGGCCAAGTTCCTCGAACTCTTCACCCTGCCCCTGGCCGACATCAGCGCCCAGAACACCCGCATGAACCAAGGCGAAAAGTCCGACAAGGCCATTGCCAAACATGCCGACGAATGGATCAAGAACAATCAGGACAAATGGAACGGGTGGCTCAAGGCGGCCCGCGAAGCCGCCAAATAG
- a CDS encoding proline/glycine betaine ABC transporter permease: MFDNLIIPLDQWVSVAVEWLVDNYREFFQMLKWPVDKLLTGFEHGLTALHPLIIIAVVCFLAWKFSGKRLAVFSLCSMLLVGFLGLWEDTMITLAMVLSSVVICAVIGIPLGIMSGRSDRFQAGLRPVLDAMQTTPAFVYLVPIVMLFSVGNVAGVLATIIFALPPIIRLTSLGIRQVHPELVEAAQAFGATRRQVLFKVQIPLALPTILAGLNQTIMMALSMVVIAALIGAGGLGSPVILGLNTLDIGRAVVGGLGIVLMAIVLDRITQSMAQKK; this comes from the coding sequence ATGTTCGACAATCTAATTATCCCCCTAGACCAATGGGTTTCCGTGGCCGTGGAATGGCTAGTGGACAACTACCGCGAATTTTTCCAGATGCTCAAATGGCCCGTGGACAAGTTGCTGACCGGCTTCGAGCACGGCCTGACCGCCCTGCACCCGCTCATCATCATCGCCGTGGTCTGCTTCCTGGCCTGGAAATTCTCGGGCAAGCGTCTGGCCGTCTTCTCTCTGTGCTCCATGCTCCTGGTGGGCTTCCTGGGCCTGTGGGAAGACACCATGATCACCCTGGCCATGGTCCTCTCGTCCGTGGTCATCTGCGCCGTGATCGGCATCCCGCTGGGCATCATGTCCGGCCGTAGTGATCGCTTCCAGGCCGGACTCCGGCCCGTGCTCGACGCCATGCAGACCACCCCCGCCTTCGTCTATCTCGTGCCCATCGTCATGCTTTTTTCCGTGGGCAATGTGGCGGGCGTGCTGGCGACCATCATCTTCGCCCTGCCCCCCATCATCCGGCTGACGAGCCTGGGCATCCGCCAGGTCCACCCGGAACTGGTGGAGGCGGCTCAGGCCTTCGGGGCCACCCGGCGGCAGGTGCTCTTCAAGGTTCAGATTCCCCTGGCCTTGCCGACCATCCTGGCGGGTCTGAATCAGACCATCATGATGGCCCTGTCCATGGTCGTCATCGCCGCGCTCATCGGCGCAGGCGGACTCGGCTCCCCGGTCATCCTCGGGCTGAACACCCTGGACATCGGACGCGCCGTGGTCGGCGGCCTGGGCATTGTGCTCATGGCCATCGTCCTGGACCGCATCACCCAGTCAATGGCTCAAAAGAAATAA